In a single window of the Elaeis guineensis isolate ETL-2024a chromosome 8, EG11, whole genome shotgun sequence genome:
- the LOC105050511 gene encoding uncharacterized protein — protein MDNSMMSSGLLPGSSAGILDHDPSVHHRRQQHHPLPHLQPMPAAGIDPGHAMPLFDPAPSLNPPPRGKGIYASATTSENDDQLPAAAVEGDGHGQQSPVPGGAGLGKKGSPWQRMKWTDEVVRLLIRIVALVGDDGAYEAVDGTPGAVKRKHGAAFQKKGKWKMVSLLMQENGAYVSPQQCEDKFNDMNKRYKRLNDLLGPGVSCDVVHDPASLESMPISQKAKNDVRKILSSKHLFYKEMCAYHSGQKIPNCPDINLQSCLLSQVAPSKDGNQCFDGEEEEEEEEEEEEDNVGNEEEGSEEVGRGRFEDFLAEIDAVLQDPTRPPLERRKWLKMRALQLEEERLDIETEALAIERQRFKWQRFSSKKDREIERSRLDNERLMLENEQMMILVRKEELELDFRRSGDPLMESTGFRMEEERGREQMESGRVH, from the coding sequence ATGGATAATTCTATGATGAGTAGTGGCCTTCTCCCTGGATCATCCGCCGGAATTCTGGACCACGACCCCTCCGTCCACCACCGCCGCCAACAACACCACCCCCTTCCCCACCTTCAACCAATGCCCGCCGCCGGCATCGATCCCGGCCATGCGATGCCCCTCTTCGACCCTGCCCCCTCCCTCAACCCCCCGCCTCGCGGGAAGGGCATCTACGCCTCCGCCACCACCAGCGAGAATGACGACCAACTTCCCGCCGCCGCCGTCGAGGGGGATGGCCACGGGCAGCAGTCACCGGTCCCTGGCGGAGCCGGGCTGGGCAAAAAGGGCTCGCCTTGGCAGCGTATGAAGTGGACCGACGAGGTGGTCCGGCTGTTGATCCGGATCGTCGCCCTCGTCGGGGATGACGGCGCTTATGAGGCTGTAGACGGGACTCCAGGTGCTGTGAAGAGGAAGCACGGGGCCGCATTCCAGAAGAAAGGAAAATGGAAGATGGTATCGCTCCTGATGCAAGAGAATGGCGCCTATGTTTCGCCGCAGCAGTGCGAGGACAAGTTCAACGACATGAACAAAAGATATAAGAGGTTGAACGATCTTCTTGGTCCTGGAGTCTCCTGCGATGTCGTCCATGATCCTGCAAGCTTGGAGTCGATGCCCATTTCCCAAAAAGCAAAGAATGATGTGAGAAAGATCCTGAGCTCAAAACATCTTTTTTACAAGGAGATGTGTGCGTACCACAGTGGCCAGAAAATACCCAATTGTCCTGATATCAATTTGCAAAGCTGTTTGCTATCACAGGTCGCACCATCAAAAGATGGCAATCAGTGTTTTGatggggaggaagaggaggaggaagaggaggaggaggaggaggacaatGTTGGGAATGAAGAAGAGGGGAGCGAAGAGGTCGGAAGGGGGCGCTTTGAGGATTTCCTTGCTGAGATAGATGCGGTCCTTCAGGACCCGACAAGGCCACCATTGGAGCGGCGAAAGTGGTTAAAGATGCGGGCATTGCAGCTCGAGGAGGAGAGATTGGACATCGAGACCGAAGCTCTGGCAATAGAGAGGCAGAGGTTCAAGTGGCAGAGGTTCAGCAGCAAGAAGGATAGGGAGATTGAGAGATCAAGGTTGGACAATGAAAGACTCATGCTTGAGAATGAACAGATGATGATTCTGGTGAGGAAGGAGGAGTTGGAGCTGGATTTCAGGAGGTCAGGAGACCCATTAATGGAGTCTACTGGTTTTCGGATGGAGGAAGAGCGAGGACGAGAGCAGATGGAGTCTGGAAGGGTCCACTAA